From Triticum aestivum cultivar Chinese Spring chromosome 4A, IWGSC CS RefSeq v2.1, whole genome shotgun sequence, a single genomic window includes:
- the LOC123083222 gene encoding putative serpin-Z8, with translation MDWPAKKSPQSGSGLAQLAAGLNKRLADENPRTKLVFSPLSIYTALSLLAAGARDTTLDEILRILGARSCSELESFVSRMAADALQDRSASGGPRVAFACGVWSDLSRPLKPAFREAVVGTYKAEASTVNFQGAPEETRGQINAWAAQVTRNLIRNVLPKGSINPATTRVVLGNAMYFKGKWEDQPFDRRYTVHEPFHRLARSQVAVPFMQSTMSQFVAVHDGFKVLKLRYKMVAPDHEEHVHPPPYLGLILIVPIPWCNHGRVGQSGEYGGPDHGAPYSHAHVRASYNRRGRSANYISTGPPPYFRHRPYPPPPFRNPTSPYAYPRPYPNGALGRFGHPPNPPYIALPHVPGRTGYPGNAFGNRYKPDPWAGNAYPSQCAARSVFSGSNRTGYTQFSMCIFLPDAHDGLWGLLDTIASRPGFLHDHLPEQQIALREFRMPKFKLSFHSSIVAVLKKLGLELPFCERGNLSEMVEGDGSGLPIVVGDVIHKAVVEVNEEGTEAAAVTVLVGALGCARPPSPPTPPQVDFIADHPFAYYIVEEATGAVVFAGHVLDPSKE, from the coding sequence ATGGACTGGCCGGCCAAGAAGTCGCCGCAGTCCGGCTCTGGCCTGGCGCAGCTTGCCGCCGGCCTCAACAAGCGCCTCGCGGACGAAAACCCCAGGACCAAACTCGTCTTCTCGCCGCTGTCCATCTACACAGCTCTGTCGCTCCTGGCCGCCGGCGCCAGGGACACCACCCTGGACGAGATCCTCCGCATCCTTGGCGCGCGGTCGTGTAGCGAGCTCGAGAGCTTCGTGTCCCGCATGGCGGCGGACGCGCTCCAGGACAGGTCCGCCTCGGGCGGTCCTCGTGTGGCGTTCGCATGCGGCGTGTGGAGCGACCTTTCGCGGCCGCTGAAGCCGGCCTTCCGCGAGGCCGTCGTGGGCACGTACAAGGCCGAGGCGAGCACAGTCAACTTCCAGGGCGCACCGGAGGAAACGCGTGGCCAGATCAACGCGTGGGCGGCTCAGGTGACCAGGAACCTCATCCGCAACGTTCTCCCCAAAGGATCGATAAATCCGGCAACAACTCGGGTCGTCCTCGGCAACGCCATGTACTTTAAGGGCAAGTGGGAGGACCAGCCGTTCGACAGGAGGTACACCGTGCACGAACCCTTCCACCGGCTCGCCCGCAGCCAGGTCGCCGTGCCCTTCATGCAGAGTACGATGTCGCAGTTCGTCGCCGTGCACGACGGGTTCAAGGTACTAAAACTCCGGTACAAAATGGTTGCGCCAGATCACGAGGAACATGTGCATCCTCCTCCTTATTTGGGCTTGATTCTCATCGTCCCTATCCCATGGTGCAACCATGGCCGTGTTGGTCAGTCCGGTGAGTATGGCGGCCCCGACCATGGTGCTCCTTATTCCCATGCCCATGTGAGGGCTTCATACAACCGTCGGGGTCGGTCTGCAAATTATATTTCCACCGGACCCCCACCATACTTCCGTCATCGTCCctatcctcctcctccattccgcaACCCCACCTCTCCGTACGCCTATCCCAGGCCATATCCTAATGGTGCACTTGGTCGGTTTGGCCACCCTCCTAACCCACCATATATCGCCCTCCCCCATGTTCCAGGTCGGACTGGCTACCCTGGTAATGCATTTGGCAACCGCTACAAGCCTGATCCTTGGGCAGGCAACGCCTATCCATCCCAGTGTGCTGCTCGGTCGGTGTTCTCCGGCTCCAATCGTACCGGGTACACACAGTTCTCCATGTGCATATTTCTCCCGGACGCCCATGACGGCCTGTGGGGGCTGCTGGACACGATTGCGTCCCGACCTGGGTTCCTGCACGACCACCTGCCGGAGCAGCAAATCGCCCTCCGCGAGTTCCGGATGCCAAAGTTCAAGCTGTCCTTCCATAGCAGCATCGTCGCCGTGCTCAAGAAGCTAGGGCTTGAGCTGCCGTTCTGTGAGCGTGGCAACCTATCTGAAATGGTGGAGGGCGATGGCTCTGGCTTGCCGATAGTGGTGGGGGATGTTATCCACAAGGCTGTTGTCGAGGTAAATGAGGAAGGAACTGAAGCCGCCGCTGTCACTGTGTTGGTTGGGGCTCTTGGATGCGCAAGGCCTCCGTCACCTCCAACACCTCCGCAGGTGGATTTCATTGCCGACCATCCATTTGCCTACTACATAGTGGAGGAGGCAACCGGAGCTGTTGTCTTCGCGGGGCACGTCCTCGACCCTTCCAAGGAGTAA